From the genome of Agromyces badenianii:
TCTCGGATCTCACGCCGCGACATGCCGTTGAGGAAGATCGCCATGGTCATGGCCGACATCTGCTCGTCGCCGACGTACCCGCGGGTGTACGCGTCGACGAGCCAGTCGATCTCGGGCGTCTCGAGCTCGTGGCCGTCGCGTTTCGCCCGGATCAGGTCGACGGCATCGAACGGTTCGACGGTTCTCATGCATTCACTCCCTTGAACTCGGCGAGCTGCCGCGGGCCGAACGCGTCGGGCAGCACCTCGTCGATCGTCTTGATTCCCGACACGGTGTCGAGCAGCATCCCCTCGGCGGAGTGCTCGTACAGCAGCTGCCGGCAGCGCCCGCACGGCATGAGCGCGGCACCGTGGCCGTCGACGCAGGCGAAGGCGACGAGCTTGCCGCCGCCCGACATCACGAGCGCGGAGACGAGCGAGCACTCGGCGCAGAGCGTGACCCCGTAGGAGGCGTTCTCCACGTTGCAGCCGCTCACGACGCGAC
Proteins encoded in this window:
- a CDS encoding cytidine deaminase; translation: MTATDAIDWNELRGRAREAMAKAYVPYSEFPVGAAAIVDDGRVVSGCNVENASYGVTLCAECSLVSALVMSGGGKLVAFACVDGHGAALMPCGRCRQLLYEHSAEGMLLDTVSGIKTIDEVLPDAFGPRQLAEFKGVNA